The following proteins are co-located in the Cupriavidus pauculus genome:
- a CDS encoding MFS transporter, which produces MNSSTADTGRAPTADALRPASPHASPARWRVLAFFSLGFLVSYIFRGVNLGFAPYLTRELGLTAGDLGLLTSFYFLGFACAQLPAGILLDRFGPRRTEAALLMLAVAGSLVFAWAPGMIGLAAGRAMIGVGVSVCLGAAIQALSMWFPLSRMPLLNGLVMAIGGLGAVVVGAPLSWLLSWTDWRTVSAGLAAISFGMAVLLWFGVPDARRAGKESFAEQLRGTRLILSSERFWRVVPLTLLNQGIFLAVQTLWVSAFMRDVQGLSAGEGARLVSVIGIAMMAGCVGAGWAARHLERRGISLYAFAGFGMMAFIVVQLLLMAHLPFVPLGVLWAAYGVFGSSGILTYALLARRFPDALIGRATTAMTLTVFLATFLFQIGIGFVLDFFPAVDGHYPVAAHLWVWGALVVVQVLAAVWYLMEKREPEAAGR; this is translated from the coding sequence ATGAACTCTTCCACTGCCGATACCGGGCGGGCCCCCACCGCCGATGCGCTGCGCCCCGCTTCGCCCCATGCCTCGCCCGCCCGCTGGCGCGTGCTGGCGTTTTTCTCGCTCGGCTTCCTGGTCTCGTACATCTTCCGTGGCGTCAACCTGGGCTTTGCGCCGTACCTGACGCGCGAACTGGGCCTGACCGCCGGCGACCTGGGCCTGCTCACGAGCTTCTACTTCCTGGGGTTTGCCTGCGCGCAACTGCCGGCCGGCATCCTGCTGGACCGCTTTGGCCCGCGCCGGACCGAGGCGGCGCTGCTGATGCTGGCCGTGGCCGGATCGCTGGTCTTTGCGTGGGCGCCGGGCATGATCGGGCTGGCCGCCGGACGCGCGATGATCGGCGTGGGCGTCTCCGTCTGCCTGGGCGCCGCCATCCAGGCCCTGTCGATGTGGTTTCCGCTGTCGCGCATGCCGCTGCTGAACGGGCTGGTGATGGCCATCGGCGGGCTGGGCGCGGTGGTGGTGGGGGCACCGCTGTCGTGGCTGCTGTCGTGGACGGACTGGCGCACGGTCAGCGCCGGGCTGGCCGCCATCTCGTTCGGCATGGCCGTGCTGCTCTGGTTTGGCGTGCCCGACGCGCGGCGCGCCGGCAAGGAAAGCTTTGCCGAGCAGTTGCGCGGCACGCGGCTGATCCTGAGCAGCGAGCGCTTCTGGCGCGTGGTGCCGCTGACGCTGCTGAACCAGGGCATCTTCCTGGCCGTGCAGACGCTGTGGGTCAGCGCCTTCATGCGCGACGTGCAGGGCCTGTCCGCCGGCGAAGGCGCGCGGCTCGTGTCGGTGATCGGTATCGCGATGATGGCCGGCTGCGTGGGCGCCGGCTGGGCCGCCCGCCATCTGGAGCGGCGCGGCATCAGCCTCTATGCGTTCGCGGGGTTCGGCATGATGGCGTTCATCGTCGTCCAGCTCCTGCTGATGGCCCACCTGCCGTTCGTGCCGCTGGGCGTGTTGTGGGCGGCCTACGGCGTGTTCGGCTCCAGCGGCATCCTGACCTACGCGCTGCTGGCCCGCCGGTTCCCGGACGCGCTGATTGGCCGCGCCACCACGGCCATGACGCTGACCGTGTTCCTGGCCACGTTCCTGTTCCAGATCGGCATCGGCTTCGTGCTCGACTTCTTCCCGGCCGTGGACGGCCACTACCCCGTGGCGGCCCACCTGTGGGTCTGGGGCGCGCTGGTGGTGGTGCAGGTGCTGGCTGCGGTCTGGTACCTGATGGAGAAGCGGGAGCCGGAGGCGGCGGGGCGCTGA
- a CDS encoding LysR substrate-binding domain-containing protein: MVTNRPPHLPPLQALRALEAAARHRSFSRAAEELALTHSAISHHIRGLEDNLGTKLFRRTGLTMTPTSAGARLAEQVRGALDQLEAALREASDVAGDVASPPVVRLQVSVMADLANAWLIQRLPSLHAQAPELDLHLRLHAEISPPDPYSVDVGIWHQRVDLPGFECHNLIEDHVIAVASPALLARYPGFTVADLPRLPMLRFALRPWRDWLLLAGLPPVEPERGPIFQDAGLMLQSAVAGLGVATARAQLAHDYLASGQLVQIGTTRIPSSLHYWVTWREGNPREKAIVRFHAWLREQVEESAWPSPG, translated from the coding sequence ATGGTCACCAACCGCCCCCCTCACCTGCCCCCGCTCCAGGCCCTGCGCGCCCTCGAAGCCGCCGCGCGGCACCGCAGCTTCTCGCGCGCCGCCGAGGAACTGGCGCTCACGCACAGCGCCATCAGCCACCATATCCGCGGGCTGGAGGACAACCTCGGCACCAAGCTGTTCCGGCGCACGGGGCTGACCATGACGCCGACCAGCGCCGGCGCCCGGCTGGCCGAACAGGTGCGCGGCGCGCTGGACCAGCTCGAAGCAGCGCTGCGCGAGGCCAGCGATGTGGCCGGCGACGTGGCCAGCCCGCCTGTCGTCCGGCTCCAGGTCAGCGTCATGGCCGACCTGGCCAATGCGTGGCTGATCCAGCGGCTGCCAAGCCTGCACGCGCAGGCGCCGGAACTGGACCTGCACCTGCGGCTGCATGCCGAGATCTCGCCGCCCGACCCCTATTCGGTCGATGTCGGCATCTGGCACCAGCGCGTGGACCTGCCCGGCTTTGAATGCCACAACCTCATCGAGGACCACGTGATCGCCGTGGCCAGCCCGGCATTGCTGGCGCGCTACCCCGGTTTCACGGTGGCGGACCTGCCCCGGCTGCCGATGCTCCGCTTTGCGCTGCGGCCCTGGCGCGACTGGCTGCTGCTGGCCGGCCTGCCGCCGGTGGAGCCCGAGCGCGGGCCGATCTTCCAGGACGCCGGGCTGATGCTGCAGTCGGCCGTGGCCGGGCTGGGCGTGGCCACGGCGCGCGCGCAACTGGCGCACGACTATCTGGCCAGCGGCCAGCTCGTGCAGATCGGCACCACGCGCATTCCGTCGAGCCTGCACTACTGGGTCACGTGGCGCGAAGGCAACCCGCGCGAGAAAGCCATCGTGCGCTTTCATGCCTGGCTGCGCGAGCAGGTGGAAGAATCTGCATGGCCGTCTCCCGGCTGA
- a CDS encoding Flp family type IVb pilin, giving the protein MTSMFEGFKRFVREEDGAAGVEYALLLAFVALVMVTYGTTVKTAVGTIWNSIATALSAA; this is encoded by the coding sequence ATGACCTCCATGTTCGAAGGTTTCAAGCGTTTTGTTCGTGAAGAAGACGGCGCAGCGGGCGTGGAGTATGCCCTTCTGCTCGCCTTCGTGGCGCTGGTGATGGTCACGTACGGCACGACCGTCAAGACCGCCGTCGGCACCATCTGGAACTCGATCGCGACGGCCCTTTCCGCCGCCTGA
- a CDS encoding A24 family peptidase → MTTTITALANLSLAAMVTVAAIGDARTRRIPNWLVASGMVLALAAQIATLGPRDGSLHWLAGLATGMGIFLAVYLLGGMGAGDVKLMGAVGAFMGPLGGAHVAVVSFLVGGVLALAAMAIHRESRRTLASLSGLLLALPFGRLAAAAARRGPAAGATAQQDKADGAKHAAPASQTSTGKAARLPYAVAIAAGTLLVKWEVL, encoded by the coding sequence ATGACCACCACGATTACCGCGCTCGCCAACCTGAGCCTGGCCGCCATGGTCACGGTGGCCGCCATCGGCGACGCCCGCACGCGCCGCATCCCGAACTGGCTGGTTGCCAGCGGGATGGTCCTGGCCCTGGCGGCGCAGATCGCCACGCTGGGCCCGCGCGACGGCAGCCTGCATTGGCTGGCCGGGCTGGCCACGGGTATGGGCATCTTTCTGGCCGTGTACCTGCTGGGCGGCATGGGCGCGGGCGACGTGAAGCTGATGGGTGCGGTGGGTGCGTTCATGGGGCCGCTGGGCGGCGCGCACGTGGCCGTGGTCAGCTTTCTGGTGGGTGGCGTGCTGGCCCTGGCGGCGATGGCGATCCATCGCGAGTCGCGCCGCACGCTTGCCAGCCTGTCGGGCCTGCTGCTGGCGCTGCCGTTCGGGCGGCTGGCCGCGGCGGCGGCACGGCGCGGCCCGGCAGCGGGCGCCACCGCGCAACAGGACAAGGCCGATGGCGCCAAGCACGCCGCGCCGGCATCGCAAACATCAACGGGCAAGGCGGCCAGGTTGCCGTATGCCGTCGCCATCGCGGCCGGCACCTTGCTCGTGAAATGGGAAGTGCTCTGA